The genomic region gaaACTTTGTTTTTGCTTCCTTGATCAGCTGCTTCTGGTGCTCCTCAAACTCCAGTTGTTCTTCAGTCGGTAAGGTTTTTCAAGTCGGCTCGATGATGTTGCTGGTAAAGACGTCGGAGCTATCTTTTAAACTGGCCATTGAAGGCTGATCTGATAGATCTTCACGCGATTTCCCCAgtagagtcgccaaaaagtgcgTTGGCGTCGATTCGGGCACCGATCACAGCGatgagaaccggcggcggtgctctctacgAAGGCACGGACAGTCCATGCCCAGAGGCCGGACAATCCATGACCTGGCGCACGAGCTAGGTTTCTGCCTGACGAGCCAGACGGTCATGTGCTTCTGTTGACATATGGTGCTTTTAGTTCTGTGATAACTGAGTTGTTGATTTCATTTTCTGTGAAAGGCACTTCATGGGGGGCTCAAGTCTTCTGTGGCTTGGAGCAGGTCGTCGAGGTCAAAGTACCAAGTCTTTCTTTGTATGCTTCAAATAATAGGGAAGCTCTGTCTACATGGCTTCCATGTATTGTCGCCTATCTATTTTTAGCACGGTCTCTATCTAGCATGTGAAGAGGCCTAAATAATGTGAGGCCCTCGTCTCTCGTCCCTGCAATCAAGCTCGTCGTTAAGCTTTGCCTCTACCACGACGCCATGCGAGCTAATAAACACACGCAGTCAACTCGTTGCTGGGGGTGGGATCCCGGCCGAGCACCATGCGAGGAAATAACATGCCGCGGCACACGTCGCCGTTCCTTTTTGCCTTGTTGGCGTCGGCGGCGACCCTGCTCAGCGTCGGCGACGCGTTGGTCGTCGACGGCCTGCAGGTGGGGTTCTATGGCAAGACGTGCCCGGCGGCCGAAGGCGTCATCAGCGACATCGTCAACAACGAAATCGCTATGGACCGGGGCATCTCCCCTGGCCTCATTCGCCTCTTCTTTCACGACTGCTTCATCACGGTAACTAGCTAGCTAGTTAGCACTCACATTTGCTCATGCCTATGCTGCAATGCAACCGCACCGTGAGCTGGTTCTCGTGCAGGGTTGCGACGCTTCCATTCTCCTGGACGAGTCGCCCGCCGGCGACGTCCCAGAGAAGGAGTCGTCCGCCAACGGCTTCACCCTGGTCGGGCTCAGAACCATCGACATCGCCAAGTCCACCGTAGAGGGCATGTGCCCCGGCAAGGTCTCGTGCGCAGACATCCTGGCCTTCGCGGCGCGCGACGCCGCCGTGGCCGCGGGCCTCCCGAGATACGAGGTCGCGGCGGGGCGCCGCGACGGCATGCGCTCGAACATGGACGACCTCCCGGGCAACTTCCCCGTGCCGGGCCACCACGTGCCGCGCCTCACCGAGCTCTTCAGCCAGCGGGggctctcccaggaggacctcgtCCTGCTCTCCGGCGCGCACTCCATCGGCGGCGCGCACTGCTTCATGTTCTCCAACCGCATCTACAACTTCTCCCAGGACGCCGACGTCGACCCCACGCTGGACCCGGAGTACGCCAAGTGGCTGCGCCAGATGTGCCCGCCGCGGCAGCCCGGCGACGACCCCGAGCAAGCGCCCAAGGTGAAGTTCGACGCGCAGACGGGGGAGCGGCTCGACGTCGCGTACTACTCCGAGCTGCTCGCCCGCCGCGGCCTGCTCACCTCGGACAACGCCCTCATCGAGGACCCGCAGACGAGGGCGATGGTGGAGAACTTCGCCCGGAACGAGCCACTGTGGCAGCAGAAGTTTTCCCAGGCGATGCAGAAGGTCGGGATGCTTGACGTGCTCATCGGCGAGGGCAAGGGCCAGGTAAGGAAG from Zea mays cultivar B73 chromosome 6, Zm-B73-REFERENCE-NAM-5.0, whole genome shotgun sequence harbors:
- the LOC100216922 gene encoding Peroxidase 5-like precursor; protein product: MRGNNMPRHTSPFLFALLASAATLLSVGDALVVDGLQVGFYGKTCPAAEGVISDIVNNEIAMDRGISPGLIRLFFHDCFITGCDASILLDESPAGDVPEKESSANGFTLVGLRTIDIAKSTVEGMCPGKVSCADILAFAARDAAVAAGLPRYEVAAGRRDGMRSNMDDLPGNFPVPGHHVPRLTELFSQRGLSQEDLVLLSGAHSIGGAHCFMFSNRIYNFSQDADVDPTLDPEYAKWLRQMCPPRQPGDDPEQAPKVKFDAQTGERLDVAYYSELLARRGLLTSDNALIEDPQTRAMVENFARNEPLWQQKFSQAMQKVGMLDVLIGEGKGQVRKQCRLVNGQEKEEKQQQPQEEQEEQQPPELEEEEQQQPHQPQLPWFLQRQRPPVLLPWLRPHPRPRRPFRKHPVADLVNGFFRGFH